A window from Trinickia violacea encodes these proteins:
- a CDS encoding LLM class flavin-dependent oxidoreductase translates to MSVEFIGMIQQRKVSETHLPQGPAIDTEYVRAFAQAHENAGFNRILVPHSSTSPDATITIAYAASVTSRVHFMLAHRPGFVAPTLAARQIATLDHFSGGRLAVHFISGGSDEDQRRDGDYLSHDERYARTDEYLQILRRVWTEDQPFDHEGRFYRFEKAFSDVKPKQTPHVPIYFGGASEPALAVAGKHADVYALWGESKQQVHEQVTRVRAEAAKHGRTVRFSVSFRPILASTEKAAWERAEHILEETRRLRVEQGFSRGGPQQSEGARRLLAAAGDGVRADERLWTAVAKEIGGRSNSTALVGTPAQVAQTLAEYYELGVTTFLIRGFDPLEDAIDYGRELIPATRELTSRVRRAA, encoded by the coding sequence GTGAGCGTCGAATTCATCGGCATGATCCAGCAGCGCAAGGTATCGGAAACCCATCTTCCGCAGGGCCCCGCGATCGATACCGAATACGTGCGTGCATTCGCGCAGGCGCACGAAAATGCCGGCTTCAATCGCATTCTGGTGCCCCACAGTTCGACGAGTCCCGACGCGACCATCACGATCGCGTACGCGGCGAGCGTCACGTCTCGGGTTCATTTCATGCTCGCGCATCGCCCGGGTTTTGTCGCGCCGACGCTCGCGGCACGGCAGATCGCCACGCTCGATCACTTCTCGGGCGGCAGGCTCGCCGTGCACTTCATCTCCGGCGGCAGCGACGAAGACCAGCGGCGCGACGGCGACTATCTGAGCCACGACGAGCGTTACGCTCGCACCGACGAGTATCTGCAGATCCTGCGCCGAGTCTGGACCGAAGATCAGCCGTTCGATCATGAGGGCCGTTTCTACCGCTTTGAAAAAGCTTTCTCCGATGTGAAGCCCAAACAGACGCCGCACGTGCCGATCTATTTCGGCGGCGCGTCCGAGCCTGCGCTCGCGGTCGCCGGCAAACACGCGGATGTCTACGCCTTGTGGGGCGAATCGAAGCAGCAGGTGCACGAGCAAGTGACTCGCGTGCGCGCCGAAGCCGCGAAGCATGGCCGGACCGTGCGCTTCTCGGTGTCGTTCCGCCCCATTCTCGCGTCGACGGAAAAAGCGGCCTGGGAGCGTGCCGAGCACATTCTCGAAGAGACGCGCCGCCTGCGCGTCGAACAGGGCTTCTCACGCGGCGGCCCGCAGCAAAGCGAAGGCGCACGGCGCTTGCTCGCCGCGGCGGGCGACGGCGTGCGCGCGGACGAGCGGCTTTGGACGGCTGTCGCGAAGGAGATCGGCGGCCGCTCGAATTCGACCGCCCTCGTCGGGACGCCCGCGCAGGTCGCGCAAACGCTTGCCGAGTACTACGAACTCGGCGTGACGACCTTTCTGATTCGCGGCTTCGATCCGCTCGAAGATGCCATCGACTATGGACGCGAACTGATTCCCGCCACACGCGAGCTGACGTCACGCGTACGCCGCGCTGCTTGA
- a CDS encoding class II aldolase/adducin family protein, translating to MSTLATEQPKLSFRNPPIRKFWFDNDDQAPQRSFEEERLHRQQRLAGAFRLFAQNGFAQGLAGHITARDPEWTDHFWVNPLGRHFGRMRVSDLLLVNRHGEIVVGEGPVNQAAFAIHAAIHEARPDVVAAAHTHSLYGKAWSTLGRKLDPLTQDSCAFYEDHALFDDFRGVVLDTTEGARIADALGSYKAVILKNHGILTASPSVEAAAWWYIALENACHTQLLAEAAGAPQPIPHDMADLTHQQIGRANGARHAFESLYEGLVEIEPELLD from the coding sequence ATGAGCACCCTCGCCACTGAGCAACCCAAGCTCTCGTTTCGTAACCCGCCCATCCGCAAGTTCTGGTTCGACAACGACGATCAAGCGCCCCAGCGCTCGTTTGAGGAAGAACGTTTGCATCGGCAGCAGCGCCTGGCCGGGGCCTTTCGTCTGTTCGCACAAAACGGCTTTGCACAAGGGCTGGCAGGCCACATCACCGCGCGCGATCCGGAGTGGACCGACCATTTCTGGGTCAATCCGCTCGGCCGGCATTTTGGGCGCATGCGGGTGTCGGATCTGTTGCTGGTCAATCGCCATGGCGAAATCGTGGTGGGCGAAGGTCCTGTGAATCAGGCCGCCTTCGCCATTCACGCGGCGATTCACGAAGCGCGCCCCGATGTCGTCGCTGCGGCGCACACGCATTCGCTGTATGGCAAGGCATGGTCCACGCTCGGCCGCAAGCTCGATCCGCTCACGCAGGACTCGTGCGCGTTCTACGAAGACCACGCACTGTTCGACGATTTCCGCGGCGTCGTGCTCGACACGACGGAAGGCGCACGCATCGCCGATGCGCTCGGGTCCTACAAGGCGGTGATCCTGAAGAACCACGGCATTCTGACGGCAAGCCCTTCCGTCGAAGCCGCGGCATGGTGGTACATCGCGCTCGAAAACGCATGCCACACGCAATTGCTGGCCGAAGCCGCAGGCGCCCCGCAGCCGATTCCGCACGACATGGCGGACTTGACGCATCAGCAGATCGGCCGCGCGAACGGCGCACGGCATGCGTTCGAGAGTCTGTATGAAGGGCTCGTCGAGATCGAACCGGAGCTGCTCGACTGA
- a CDS encoding cysteine dioxygenase — protein MAIDKLRRFVGEIAALVDSGACETELLEHGANVLRELVRVDDWLPDAYAQPSVERYQQFLLFADARERFSVVSFVWGPGQQTPIHDHRVWGLIGVLRGAELAAPYARHDDGTLRQTGHEVRLDAGDVEAVSPAIGDIHRVRNAFEDRTSISIHVYGANIGAVLRSTYSSDGRPKPFISGYSNETLPNLWDIGKELQHS, from the coding sequence ATGGCCATCGACAAACTGCGGCGCTTCGTCGGCGAGATTGCCGCGCTCGTCGATTCGGGGGCGTGCGAAACCGAACTGCTCGAACACGGCGCGAATGTCTTGCGCGAACTGGTCCGCGTCGACGACTGGCTGCCCGACGCTTACGCCCAACCTTCCGTCGAGCGCTATCAGCAATTCCTTCTGTTTGCCGACGCGCGCGAGCGCTTCAGCGTCGTCAGTTTCGTGTGGGGTCCGGGGCAGCAGACACCGATTCACGACCACAGGGTATGGGGCCTCATCGGCGTGCTGCGCGGTGCCGAGCTGGCCGCGCCGTACGCCAGACACGACGATGGCACGCTGCGTCAAACCGGCCATGAAGTGCGTCTTGATGCAGGTGATGTCGAAGCGGTGTCGCCTGCCATCGGCGATATTCATCGTGTGCGCAACGCATTTGAAGACCGCACGTCGATCAGCATTCACGTCTATGGCGCGAATATCGGCGCGGTGCTCCGCTCGACCTACTCCTCCGACGGCCGGCCAAAGCCTTTCATTTCCGGCTACTCGAACGAAACGCTCCCGAATCTGTGGGACATCGGCAAGGAACTGCAACACTCATGA
- a CDS encoding rhodanese-related sulfurtransferase, with translation MTSYPVRTYEDVREALLARREIALLDVREEDPHAQCHPLFAANLSLSKIELDAYTRLPRRDVPIVLFDAGEGLAEEAADKLASLGYTRIALLAGGLDGWIRAGGEVFRDVNVPSKAFGEFVEAKRHTPSLSAEAVDTLLKDGGDVVVLDARRFDEYQTMNIPGSVSVPGGELVLRARALAPNPKTRVIVNCAGRTRSIIGAQSLVNAGLPNPVAALLNGTIGWTLAGQTLEHDSQRQFDLQAGLDDASLAASRSASRALADRAGVNRIALAEAARWAADSSRTTYRFDVRTPAEYERAHAPGFQSAPGGQLVQETDMFAPVHGARVVLFDDDGVRANMTASWLAQMNIEVVVVDGASASDLTESGTWRSAKPEPVSTPIVSASELAKLLADPASGTLVIDVTSSANHVKAHIPGAYWIARSRLVNAIDDLRALPDAKRYVVTCATSALAPFAAPDIAALTGKPVHVLEGGTSAWIRAGLPTESGSERLASPRIDRYRRPYEGTDNAREAMNAYLEWEYGLVAQLERDGTHGFFVI, from the coding sequence ATGACGTCATATCCAGTCCGCACCTATGAAGACGTGCGCGAAGCGCTGCTGGCGCGACGTGAAATCGCCCTGCTCGACGTTCGCGAAGAAGACCCGCATGCACAATGCCATCCGCTCTTCGCCGCGAATTTGTCACTCTCGAAGATCGAGCTCGACGCCTATACGCGCTTGCCGCGCCGCGACGTGCCTATCGTCCTGTTCGACGCGGGCGAAGGCTTGGCCGAAGAAGCCGCCGACAAGCTCGCCTCGCTCGGCTACACGCGAATCGCGTTGCTCGCGGGCGGCCTCGATGGCTGGATTCGCGCCGGCGGCGAGGTGTTTCGCGACGTGAACGTGCCGAGCAAGGCGTTCGGCGAATTCGTCGAAGCGAAGCGGCATACCCCATCGCTGTCCGCCGAAGCGGTCGATACGCTGCTCAAGGACGGCGGCGACGTCGTGGTGCTCGATGCCCGGCGCTTCGACGAATATCAGACGATGAACATTCCGGGCAGCGTCAGCGTGCCCGGCGGCGAACTCGTGCTGCGCGCGCGTGCGCTCGCGCCGAATCCCAAGACGCGTGTGATCGTCAATTGCGCGGGCCGCACGCGCAGCATCATCGGCGCGCAATCGCTCGTCAACGCGGGGTTGCCGAATCCCGTTGCGGCGTTGCTCAATGGCACGATCGGCTGGACACTCGCGGGACAAACGCTCGAACACGACAGCCAACGTCAGTTCGATCTCCAAGCCGGGCTCGACGACGCGTCGCTCGCCGCTTCGCGCAGCGCGTCGCGCGCGCTTGCCGACCGCGCCGGCGTGAACCGCATCGCGCTCGCCGAGGCCGCGCGCTGGGCTGCCGATTCGTCTCGCACCACCTATCGCTTCGACGTGCGCACGCCCGCCGAGTACGAGCGCGCACACGCGCCAGGTTTTCAGAGCGCACCGGGCGGGCAGCTCGTGCAAGAGACGGACATGTTCGCGCCCGTGCACGGTGCGCGCGTCGTCCTGTTCGACGACGATGGCGTGCGCGCGAACATGACGGCCTCGTGGCTCGCGCAGATGAACATCGAGGTGGTTGTCGTCGATGGTGCTTCGGCTTCGGATCTCACCGAAAGCGGCACTTGGCGGAGCGCAAAGCCTGAGCCCGTATCGACACCCATCGTCTCCGCAAGCGAACTCGCCAAGCTCCTCGCGGACCCGGCGAGCGGCACGCTCGTCATCGACGTCACGTCGAGCGCGAATCACGTGAAGGCGCATATACCGGGCGCGTACTGGATCGCGCGTTCGCGTCTCGTCAACGCCATCGACGATCTGCGCGCGCTGCCCGATGCGAAGCGCTACGTGGTCACGTGCGCAACGAGCGCGCTTGCGCCGTTTGCCGCGCCTGACATTGCCGCGCTGACGGGCAAGCCCGTGCATGTGCTCGAAGGCGGGACGTCGGCGTGGATTCGCGCTGGCCTGCCCACGGAGAGCGGAAGTGAACGCTTGGCGTCGCCGCGCATCGATCGCTATCGGCGCCCGTATGAAGGCACCGACAACGCACGTGAAGCCATGAACGCGTATTTGGAGTGGGAATACGGGCTCGTCGCGCAACTCGAGCGCGACGGCACGCATGGGTTCTTCGTGATTTGA